In Antennarius striatus isolate MH-2024 chromosome 8, ASM4005453v1, whole genome shotgun sequence, a single window of DNA contains:
- the smc2 gene encoding structural maintenance of chromosomes protein 2, with amino-acid sequence MHIKSIIVEGFKSYAQRTEINGFDPLFNAITGLNGSGKSNILDSICFLLGITNLTHVRASNLQDLVYKNGQGGITKATVSITFDNANKSQSPLGFETHDEITVTRQVVIGGRNKYLINGVNANNTRVQDLFCSVGLNVNNPHFLIMQGRITKVLNMKPPEILAMIEEAAGTRMYECKKISAQKTIEKKEAKLKEIQNILDEEITPTMHKLQEERSSFLEYQKLMREIQHLTRLYVAWLFVCAEETKLKSAENLKEMKDNITKMQGSIAENEMKLQELSVQIQELQKKRDEEVNGILKSLEEKLADVQRVDAKAQSALDLKKQNLKDEAKKRKELVKSMEEDKKMLVVKEKEVSKMKEQLQALQEEGQNDSAALEAAEQRFKAVSAGLSTNEDGEEATLAGQMMTCKNDMSKADTEAKQAQMTLKHAQAELKSKQAEVKKMDSGYKKDQDALQAVRSSREKLQAELTKLNYEDGKEESLLGNRRQLSREVAKLKETYERLVSRFPNLRFDYKDPERGWDRSKVKGLLANLITVHDVCYATGLEVVAGGRLYNIVVDTEVTGKKLLEKGELQRRYTIIPLNKISAKTLNDKVVNAAKSLVGKDNVHTALSLVGYESDLRKAMEYVFGSSLVCDTLDNAKKVAFDKQVMTKTVTLGGDVFDPQGTLSGGARSQSASVLASLQELKEVRDNLNDKEAQLEDAERQLAGLKGTAEKYRQLKQQYELKVEAEQILEAKLQQSSFHQQQEELERLRKAIEESEETLRVTNELQKRAEEKYKVLENKMKNAEAEREKELKAAQQKLNAAKSKADAFNKKLKQKHQESDAVALELEELLREQSGYEQQIQAVDEAMATIQEQIDSMASTVSQNKEAVRHAQEELAKHKKVIVAQEKDLKVKDTEANKIREQNNEVQLKIKELEHNISKHRKDSQDAADKVSRMLEEHDWIHSERQFFGQPNTSYDFKTNNPREAGQRLKKLEETTNKLERNVNKRAMNMLNEAEERYNDLMKKKRIVENDKTKILQTIKELDQKKNEALNLAWQKVNKDFGSIFSTLLPGATAKLTPPQGCGVLEGLEFKVALGTTWKENLGELSGGQRSLVALSLILAMLLFKPAPIYILDEVDAALDLSHTQNIGQMLRTHFTHSQFIVVSLKDGMFTNANVLFKTKFVDGMSTVTRTALSQSDANRPQKHHEKASQKNKKNKQLIS; translated from the exons ATGCACATCAAATCCATTATTGTTGAGGGATTCAAATCCTACGCACAGAGGACCGAGATCAACGGCTTCGACCCGCTGTTTAACGCCATCACAGGACTGAACGGCAGCGGCAAGTCCAATATTTTGGACTCGATATGTTTCCTTTTGGGCATTACCAATCTCACCCAC gtgCGAGCCTCAAATCTTCAGGACTTGGTTTATAAAAATGGACAGGGTGGTATCACCAAGGCCACGGTGTCCATCACGTTTGACAACGCCAACAAAAGCCAGAGTCCTCTGGGTTTTGAAACTCATGATGAAATCACCGTCACCAGACAG GTGGTAATCGGTGGAAGGAACAAGTATCTCATCAATGGTGTCAATGCCAACAACACCAGGGTGCAGGACTTGTTTTGCTCTGTTGGCCTAAATGTCAACAACCCACATTTTCTCATCATGCAG GGGAGGATCACCAAAGTTCTCAATATGAAGCCACCAGAA ATACTTGCCATGATTGAGGAGGCAGCAGGAACCAGGATGTATGAATGTAAAAAGATCAGTGCTCAGAAAACCATTGAGAAGAAGGAAGCCAAGCTGAAGGAGATTCAGAAT ATTTTGGATGAAGAAATTACGCCAACCATGCATAAACTACAAGAA GAACGATCATCATTCTTAGAGTACCAAAAGCTGATGCGTGAGATCCAACACCTGACACGTCTCTATGTGGcctggttgtttgtgtgtgcagaggaAACCAAGTTGAAATCTGCAGAGAATTTGAAGGAGATGAAGGATAATATCACCAAGATGCAAGGTAGTATAGCTGAGAATGAGATGAAACTGCAGGAGCTCTCAGTCCAGATTCAGGAGCTGCAGAAGAAAAGAGACGAG GAGGTAAATGGAATTTTAAAATCCCTGGAGGAGAAACTTGCTGATGTACAACGTGTGGATGCCAAAGCTCAGAGTGCACTGgacctgaaaaaacaaaatctcaaaGATGAagccaagaaaagaaaagagcttGTTAAGAGTATGGAAGAG GACAAAAAAATGCTTGTGGTGAAAGAAAAGGAGGTTTCTAAGATGAAGGAGCAGCTCCAGGCTCTTCAAGAGGAAGGGCAGAATGACAGTGCAGCCCTTGAAGCAGCTGAGCAACGTTTTAAGGCTGTGTCTGCAGGACTTTCGACCAatgaggatggagaggaggcCACCCTGGCTGGGCAGATGATGACCTGCAAGAATGATATGAGCAAGGCAGACACCGAGGCCAAGCAG GCCCAGATGACCCTAAAGCATGCCCAGGCTGAGCTTAAGTCCAAACAGGCAGAGGTGAAAAAAATGGATAGTGGCTACAAGAAAGACCAGGATGCCCTGCAGGCTGTCAGAAGCAGCAGGGAGAAACTGCAGGCTGAGCTAACTAAACTCAActatgaag atgggAAGGAGGAAAGTCTGTTGGGTAACAGAAGGCAGCTGTCCAGAGAGGTCGCTAAACTCAAAGAAACCTATGAGCGCCTCGTGTCTCGTTTCCCCAACTTGCGCTTCGACTATAA GGACCCAGAGCGTGGATGGGATCGTAGTAAAGTAAAGGGGTTGTTAGCTAACTTGATTACAGTCCATGATGTCTGTTACGCAACAGGACTTGAGGTTGTTGCAGGAGGACGTCTTTATAACATTGTAGTAGACACAGAG GTGACAGGTAAAAAGCTGTTGGAGAAAGGAGAGCTGCAGAGAAGATACACCATCATTCCCTTGAATAAGATCTCTGCCAAGACATTGAATGACAAAGTGGTCAATGCTGCCAAGAGTCTG GTTGGAAAGGACAACGTGCACACTGCTCTCTCCCTGGTGGGCTATGAATCAGACTTACGCAAGGCCATGGAGTACGTTTTTGGTTCCTCGCTGGTGTGTGACACCTTGGACAATGCCAAAAAAGTGGCTTTTGATAAGCAGGTGATGACCAAGACGGTCACTCTCGGGGGGGACGTTTTTGACCCTCAAGGAACTCTGAGTGGAG GTGCTCGCTCCCAGTCAGCATCCGTTCTGGCCAGCCTacaggagctgaaggaggttCGGGACAACTTGAATGACAAAGAAGCCCAGCTTGAGGATGCTGAACGACAGCTGGCAGGCCTTAAGGGAACTGCAGAGAA GTACCGTCAGCTGAAGCAGCAATATGAGCTGAAGGTAGAGGCGGAGCAGATCCTGGAGGCTAAGCTGCAGCAGAGCTCCTTCCACCAGCAGcaagaggagctggagagacTGCGCAAGGCCATAG AGGAGAGTGAGGAGACTTTGCGTGTCACAAATGAGTTGCAGAAACGGGCTGAAGAAAAGTACAAAGTTCTGGAGAACAAGATGAAGAATGCTGAGgcggagagggagaaggagctGAAAGCAGCCCAACAGAAACTCAATGCAGCCAAATCCAAAGCGGATGCCTTTAATAAGAAGCTGAAACAAAAGCACCAG GAGTCTGACGCTGTGGccctggagctggaggagctgttgAGGGAGCAGTCTGGTTATGAGCAACAGATTCAGGCCGTGGATGAAGCCATGGCAACCATCCAGGAGCAGATAGACAGCATGGCTTCCACTGTTTCACAGAACAAG GAGGCGGTGCGTCACGCTCAGGAGGAGCTTgccaaacacaaaaaagtgaTCGTGGCTCAGGAGAAAGACCTCAAG GTAAAGGACACCGAAGCCAACAAAATAAGGGAGCAGAATAACGAAGTACAGCTGAAGATCAAGGAACTGGAACACAACATTAGTAAGCATCGCAAAGACAGCCAGGATGCTGCAGATAAG GTGTCTCGGATGCTGGAGGAACATGACTGGATACACTCCGAGCGTCAGTTCTTCGGACAGCCCAACACATCTTATGACTTTAAGACCAACAATCCCCGTGAGGCCGGCCAGCGGCTGAAGAAGCTGGAGGAAACCACCAACAAACTGGAGAGGAACGTCAACAAGAGGGCTATGAACATGTTGAATGAGGCGGAAGAGAGG TACAATGacctgatgaagaagaagaggattgtggaaaatgacaaaacaaaaatcttgcAGACCATCAAGGAGCTGGACCAGAAGAAGAATGAGGCTCTTAACTTGGCTTGgcagaag GTAAACAAGGACTTTGGCTCCATTTTCTCCACCCTGCTGCCAGGGGCCACTGCTAAGCTAACTCCTCCCCAGGGCTGTGGTGTCTTGGAAGGCCTTGAGTTCAAGGTGGCCTTGGGTACCACCTGGAAAGAGAACCTTGGTGAGCTTAGCGGTGGGCAGAG ATCACTGGTGGCCTTGTCTCTCATCCTTGCCATGTTGTTATTTAAACCTGCTCCCATCTACATCTTAGACGAGGTGGATGCTGCTCTGGATCTGTCACATACACAAAACATTGGACAGATGCTGCGCACGCATTTTACGCACTCGCAG TTCATTGTGGTGTCCCTGAAGGATGGCATGTTCACCAATGCCAACGTCCTTTTCAAGACTAAGTTTGTGGACGGCATGTCCACAGTAACGCGGACCGCACTCAGCCAAAGTGATGCCAACCGTCCACAGAAACATCATGAAAAAGCTTCccaaaagaacaagaagaacaaacaACTCATCAGCTAA
- the exoc1l gene encoding exocyst complex component 1-like isoform X2, producing the protein MSSLLREEMQRVLFRPGKQRLAEFIEIEEPSDGRYFLCVSVAKNKVVQLSVVRCQMSQTAIKSGSKRSHTKRSSIQECYRRTEVWSLQDLTLVDGRDPDVVRSVTAISCSAKYAIVRAMVALSDQYCQRSLNLRNFDWTYIKPTSFYSNRGDCVVLTQICFYAFNLVCLSMCPVPLDS; encoded by the exons ATGTCATCTCTTCTGAGGGAGGAAATGCAGAGAGTTTTATTCCGACCTGGAAAACAAAGACTGGCTGAGTTCATTGAGATTGAAGAGCCATCAGATGGAAGATATTTCCTCTGTGTCTCAG TTGCAAAAAACAAAGTGGTGCAGTTAAGTGTAGTTCGCTGTCAGATGTCTCAGACGGCAATAAAGTCTGGATCCAAGAGGTCCCACACCAAACGATCAAGCATACAGGAGTGCTACAGAAGAACGGAGGTCTGGTCTCTCCAAGACCTGACTCTTGTTGATGGACGAGACCCAGAtgtg GTGCGGTCAGTGACAGCCATCAGCTGTTCAGCCAAATACGCTATTGTGCGTGCCATGGTTGCTTTAAGTGACCAATACTGTCAGAGGTCACTGAACCTGCGGAACTTTGACTGGACCTACATCAAGCCTACCTCTTTCTACTCTAATAGAGGGGATTGTGTTGTTCTTACACAGATATGCTTCTATGCATTCAATCTGGTATGTCTTTCCATGTGTCCCGTTCCTTTGGACTCATAA
- the exoc1l gene encoding exocyst complex component 1-like isoform X1 yields MSSLLREEMQRVLFRPGKQRLAEFIEIEEPSDGRYFLCVSVAKNKVVQLSVVRCQMSQTAIKSGSKRSHTKRSSIQECYRRTEVWSLQDLTLVDGRDPDVDDPCFLLHFDKVRSVTAISCSAKYAIVRAMVALSDQYCQRSLNLRNFDWTYIKPTSFYSNRGDCVVLTQICFYAFNLVCLSMCPVPLDS; encoded by the exons ATGTCATCTCTTCTGAGGGAGGAAATGCAGAGAGTTTTATTCCGACCTGGAAAACAAAGACTGGCTGAGTTCATTGAGATTGAAGAGCCATCAGATGGAAGATATTTCCTCTGTGTCTCAG TTGCAAAAAACAAAGTGGTGCAGTTAAGTGTAGTTCGCTGTCAGATGTCTCAGACGGCAATAAAGTCTGGATCCAAGAGGTCCCACACCAAACGATCAAGCATACAGGAGTGCTACAGAAGAACGGAGGTCTGGTCTCTCCAAGACCTGACTCTTGTTGATGGACGAGACCCAGAtgtg GATGACCCCTGTTTCCTTCTGCACTTTGACAAGGTGCGGTCAGTGACAGCCATCAGCTGTTCAGCCAAATACGCTATTGTGCGTGCCATGGTTGCTTTAAGTGACCAATACTGTCAGAGGTCACTGAACCTGCGGAACTTTGACTGGACCTACATCAAGCCTACCTCTTTCTACTCTAATAGAGGGGATTGTGTTGTTCTTACACAGATATGCTTCTATGCATTCAATCTGGTATGTCTTTCCATGTGTCCCGTTCCTTTGGACTCATAA